In one Chloroflexota bacterium genomic region, the following are encoded:
- a CDS encoding HypC/HybG/HupF family hydrogenase formation chaperone, protein MCLAVIAKILQIDGATAEASFGGVRRRISLQLLPEAQVGDYVLVHTGFAIAVVDPAEAEATLALLAEVRGEDAP, encoded by the coding sequence ATGTGTTTGGCCGTGATTGCGAAGATTTTGCAGATCGATGGGGCTACGGCTGAGGCTTCGTTTGGCGGCGTGAGGCGTCGCATTAGCCTGCAGTTGTTGCCCGAGGCCCAGGTGGGTGATTACGTTTTGGTGCATACGGGCTTTGCCATTGCCGTGGTAGACCCCGCGGAAGCCGAAGCAACGCTGGCTTTGCTGGCCGAAGTGCGGGGGGAGGATGCCCCATGA